In Vibrio sp. NTOU-M3, the following proteins share a genomic window:
- a CDS encoding nuclear transport factor 2 family protein: MNSKEIVLAFWVAMKTNDFAKASEWLSPDFEGFWPQSGELIVGRENFTAINSYYPANGVWEFEVHSVVCDGQMVVTDVSITDSVQKARAITFHTVDNGLIRKQKEFWPDPMEAQEWRSKWVKIVQE, from the coding sequence ATGAATTCAAAGGAAATCGTCCTAGCTTTTTGGGTCGCGATGAAAACTAATGACTTTGCAAAAGCTAGTGAATGGCTGAGCCCTGATTTCGAAGGTTTTTGGCCCCAATCAGGTGAACTTATAGTTGGTAGAGAAAACTTCACAGCCATTAATTCCTACTATCCCGCAAACGGTGTTTGGGAGTTTGAAGTTCATTCGGTAGTCTGCGATGGTCAAATGGTCGTAACTGATGTCTCGATTACAGATAGTGTCCAAAAAGCCCGTGCTATTACTTTTCATACCGTTGACAACGGTTTAATCAGAAAGCAAAAAGAGTTTTGGCCTGATCCTATGGAAGCGCAAGAATGGCGGTCAAAATGGGTAAAGATCGTACAAGAATAG